A window of Mucilaginibacter sp. PAMC 26640 contains these coding sequences:
- a CDS encoding oxidoreductase, with protein sequence MAAPIVTGLMAFGMSGRIFHAPFIHTHPGFTLKGIVERNQKKSPAIYPEIISYNNPDELLNDPEVELIIVNTPNNLHLEQTIAAMRAGKHVLVEKPAAATAAQVKELFDVSRETGKHLMVYQNRRYDSGFLSTKKIIEGGQLGNLQEVIFRMDRYKAQLGVKSFKETKDTPANGLVYDLGPHLIDNAIALFGKPLSFHKTTGIYREGSEVPDYFHFHLLYPNQLNVYLTAGLLMAEEQPGFVVNGTVGSFVKARTDVQEAQLDKGMMPDDEAYGVEPAGSEGKLVTVGADNKKTAEPVASDRGDYMQIFDAAYHTIRNNALFPVTEEHIAWQLELLEA encoded by the coding sequence ATGGCAGCACCAATAGTTACAGGCTTAATGGCCTTCGGGATGTCGGGCAGAATATTTCATGCACCGTTTATCCATACCCATCCGGGCTTTACCCTAAAAGGTATCGTAGAGCGTAATCAAAAAAAATCACCCGCTATTTACCCGGAGATCATCAGTTACAATAACCCCGATGAACTACTTAACGACCCCGAAGTAGAACTGATCATCGTTAATACACCCAACAACCTGCACCTGGAGCAAACCATTGCGGCCATGCGGGCGGGTAAGCATGTATTGGTAGAAAAACCTGCCGCTGCTACTGCTGCACAGGTAAAAGAACTTTTTGATGTTAGCCGAGAAACGGGCAAGCACCTTATGGTATATCAAAACCGCCGCTATGATAGCGGGTTTTTATCTACCAAAAAAATTATTGAAGGCGGCCAACTGGGCAACCTGCAAGAGGTGATCTTCCGCATGGACCGTTACAAGGCGCAATTGGGTGTAAAAAGCTTTAAAGAGACGAAAGATACCCCGGCGAATGGATTGGTATACGACCTTGGTCCGCATTTGATTGACAATGCTATTGCCCTTTTTGGCAAACCGCTCTCTTTCCATAAAACCACCGGAATCTATCGTGAAGGCTCAGAAGTGCCGGATTATTTTCACTTCCATCTGTTGTATCCAAACCAGCTCAATGTTTATTTAACAGCCGGATTACTGATGGCCGAGGAGCAGCCAGGCTTTGTGGTGAACGGCACCGTAGGCAGTTTTGTAAAAGCCCGTACCGATGTGCAGGAAGCGCAATTGGATAAAGGCATGATGCCGGACGACGAGGCGTATGGCGTAGAGCCCGCCGGAAGCGAAGGCAAGTTGGTAACAGTTGGTGCGGATAATAAAAAGACTGCAGAGCCTGTTGCATCAGATCGTGGCGATTATATGCAAATATTTGACGCTGCTTATCATACAATCCGCAATAATGCGTTATTTCCTGTAACAGAAGAACATATTGCCTGGCAACTTGAACTACTGGAAGCATAA
- a CDS encoding fumarate reductase: MSGNMNLTLKVWRQKNSQTAGKFVTYKAEGISPDMSFLEMLDVVNESLTKNNGEPIHFDHDCREGICGSCSLYINGRPHGPKKAITTCQLHMRTFSDGETITIEPWRAAAFPVVKDLGTDRSAFDRIQQAGGFISVNTGAAQDANAILIPKVIADEAFNSATCIGCGACVAACKNASAMLFTSAKITQLGLLPQGQPERYSRVQAMVAQMDEEGFGNCTNTGACEAECPKEITLMNIGRMNNDYYSAKLFREEHAHDHTGGE; this comes from the coding sequence ATGAGCGGAAACATGAATCTGACGCTGAAAGTATGGCGCCAAAAAAATTCACAAACGGCAGGTAAGTTTGTAACTTATAAAGCAGAAGGTATTTCTCCGGACATGTCATTCCTGGAAATGCTGGACGTGGTGAACGAAAGCCTGACTAAAAATAACGGTGAGCCAATCCATTTTGATCACGATTGCCGCGAAGGTATCTGCGGGTCTTGTTCGCTATATATCAACGGCCGGCCTCATGGTCCAAAAAAGGCAATTACTACCTGCCAGCTGCACATGCGTACTTTTAGTGATGGCGAAACCATCACTATTGAACCATGGCGCGCGGCTGCTTTCCCGGTTGTAAAAGATCTGGGTACAGATCGCTCTGCGTTCGACAGGATACAGCAGGCTGGTGGCTTTATTTCGGTAAACACCGGTGCAGCTCAGGATGCCAACGCTATCCTTATTCCGAAGGTGATTGCTGATGAGGCTTTCAACTCCGCTACCTGTATCGGTTGCGGTGCTTGCGTAGCGGCATGTAAAAATGCTTCGGCCATGTTGTTTACATCGGCAAAGATCACCCAGTTGGGCTTATTACCGCAAGGCCAGCCCGAGCGTTACAGCCGTGTACAGGCAATGGTTGCCCAGATGGACGAAGAAGGGTTTGGTAACTGTACCAATACCGGTGCCTGCGAAGCAGAATGCCCTAAAGAGATTACGCTGATGAACATTGGCCGTATGAACAATGATTATTACAGTGCAAAGCTATTCCGCGAGGAACACGCCCACGACCATACCGGCGGCGAGTAA
- the sdhA gene encoding succinate dehydrogenase (part of four member succinate dehydrogenase enzyme complex that forms a trimeric complex (trimer of tetramers); SdhA/B are the catalytic subcomplex and can exhibit succinate dehydrogenase activity in the absence of SdhC/D which are the membrane components and form cytochrome b556; SdhC binds ubiquinone; oxidizes succinate to fumarate while reducing ubiquinone to ubiquinol), producing MSLDAKIPQGPLAEKWSKHKFNLKLVNPANKRKYDVIIVGTGLAGASAAASLAELGYNVKAFCFQDSPRRAHSIAAQGGINGAKNYQNDGDSIYRLFYDTIKGGDYRAREANVYRLAENSVNIIDQCVAQGVPFAREYGGLLDNRSFGGSQVSRTFYARGQTGQQLLLGAYSALNRQIHLGKVKMYTRTEMLDVVVVDGQAKGIITRNLKTGEIESHGGHAVLLATGGYGNVFYLSTNAIGSNVTAAWRAHKRGAFFANPCYTQIHPTCIPVTGDHQSKLTLMSESLRNDGRVWAPKTAEVAEKLRKKEITAAQVKEDERDYFLERKYPSFGNLVPRDVASRNAKEMTDEGKGVGTTGLAVYLDFAEAIQRLGEDTVRAKYGNLFDMYYQITDENPYKQPMRIYPAVHYTMGGLWVDYNLSTNVPGLYAMGECNFSDHGANRLGASALMQGLSDGYFVIPYTIGDYLATIGPKAIDTSHPAFEKTKQEVIAYNNKLLALKGNKTVVEYHRELGHIIWEYCGMARTEEGLIKAKGLIKALKADFWVNAIVTGENDEVNAALERAGRVADFIELGELMIDDALMRRESCGGHFRLESQTPEGEALRDDDNYAFVAAWEFKGENQEEELHKEELIFENVKLSQRSYK from the coding sequence ATGAGTTTAGATGCTAAAATTCCGCAGGGCCCGCTGGCCGAAAAATGGAGCAAGCATAAATTTAACTTAAAGCTGGTTAACCCTGCTAACAAGCGTAAATATGATGTGATCATTGTTGGTACCGGTTTGGCTGGTGCATCAGCAGCGGCATCATTGGCTGAGCTTGGTTACAACGTTAAAGCGTTTTGTTTCCAGGATAGCCCTCGCCGTGCGCACTCTATTGCTGCACAGGGTGGTATCAACGGAGCAAAAAACTATCAAAACGACGGCGATAGTATTTATCGCTTGTTTTATGATACCATTAAAGGTGGCGATTACCGTGCACGTGAAGCTAACGTTTACCGCCTTGCTGAGAATTCTGTAAACATTATTGACCAGTGCGTTGCACAGGGCGTACCATTTGCCCGCGAATACGGCGGCTTATTGGATAACCGTTCATTCGGTGGTTCACAGGTATCACGTACGTTTTACGCCCGTGGTCAAACTGGCCAGCAGCTGTTGCTGGGTGCCTATTCTGCACTTAACCGCCAGATCCATTTGGGTAAGGTGAAAATGTATACCCGTACAGAAATGCTGGACGTGGTGGTTGTTGACGGACAGGCAAAAGGTATTATTACCCGTAACCTGAAGACCGGCGAAATAGAGTCTCACGGCGGCCACGCCGTACTATTGGCTACCGGTGGCTATGGTAACGTTTTTTACCTGTCAACCAATGCAATTGGTTCAAACGTAACGGCAGCATGGCGCGCTCATAAACGTGGTGCGTTCTTCGCCAATCCTTGTTATACACAAATTCACCCAACTTGTATCCCGGTAACCGGTGATCACCAGAGCAAGCTTACCCTGATGTCCGAATCGTTGCGTAACGACGGACGTGTTTGGGCGCCTAAAACTGCTGAGGTTGCAGAGAAACTGCGCAAAAAGGAAATTACTGCTGCGCAAGTGAAAGAAGATGAGCGCGATTATTTCCTGGAGCGTAAGTACCCATCGTTCGGTAACCTGGTTCCGCGTGACGTAGCTTCTCGTAATGCCAAGGAGATGACCGACGAAGGTAAAGGCGTTGGCACTACCGGTTTAGCAGTATATCTTGATTTTGCAGAAGCTATCCAGCGTTTGGGCGAAGATACCGTAAGGGCCAAATATGGTAACCTGTTTGATATGTACTATCAAATTACCGACGAAAACCCCTACAAACAGCCAATGCGTATTTACCCGGCGGTGCACTATACCATGGGTGGCCTTTGGGTGGATTATAACTTGAGCACCAACGTACCGGGCCTTTACGCCATGGGCGAGTGTAACTTTAGCGATCACGGTGCAAACCGTTTGGGTGCTTCGGCATTGATGCAGGGTTTATCAGATGGTTATTTTGTTATCCCTTACACAATAGGTGATTACCTGGCAACTATTGGCCCTAAAGCCATTGATACCAGTCACCCTGCTTTTGAGAAAACCAAACAGGAAGTAATTGCATACAATAACAAATTGCTTGCTCTAAAGGGCAATAAAACAGTGGTTGAATATCACCGCGAATTGGGCCACATTATTTGGGAGTATTGCGGCATGGCGCGTACCGAAGAGGGCCTGATAAAAGCAAAAGGACTGATCAAGGCCCTGAAGGCTGATTTTTGGGTGAATGCAATTGTAACCGGCGAAAATGATGAGGTTAACGCAGCGCTTGAAAGAGCCGGTCGTGTTGCCGACTTTATTGAACTGGGCGAATTAATGATTGATGACGCTTTGATGCGCCGTGAATCATGCGGCGGTCACTTCCGTTTAGAATCACAAACCCCGGAAGGTGAGGCACTGCGCGACGATGATAATTACGCCTTCGTTGCTGCCTGGGAGTTCAAAGGTGAAAACCAGGAAGAGGAATTGCATAAAGAAGAGCTGATCTTCGAAAATGTTAAGTTATCACAAAGAAGCTATAAATAG
- a CDS encoding succinate dehydrogenase — MSEFKQTFNSSLGKKLIMALTGLFLCTFLIVHLGGNLLLFSNDDGYSFNAYANFLTHFPPIEVIAYILYLCIIIHAVYALVLTVKNRRARPVGYAVQTKSPASWSSKNMGLLGSILLVFIVIHMGDFWLTYKYKHILGFKQYTTNQVTGERKVEAFTPPNQEFERSFTTDGDVEIMRVKDIHARVQESFSNPIYVVFYVIAMGALSFHLLHGFQSAFQTMGWRHRKYTPVVHFIGTWFFGVIIPLGFALMPVVYFIQSLSK, encoded by the coding sequence ATGAGCGAATTCAAACAAACCTTTAACTCATCACTGGGAAAAAAGCTGATCATGGCTTTAACTGGCTTGTTTTTGTGTACTTTTTTAATTGTGCACCTTGGTGGTAACCTGTTACTTTTTAGTAATGATGACGGTTACTCTTTCAATGCCTATGCAAATTTTTTAACGCATTTCCCGCCGATAGAAGTTATTGCTTACATCTTGTATCTATGCATTATTATCCATGCGGTATATGCGCTGGTTTTAACGGTTAAAAACCGCAGGGCAAGGCCGGTAGGTTATGCTGTGCAAACTAAATCGCCTGCGTCATGGTCATCAAAAAACATGGGGCTGCTGGGTTCTATCCTGTTGGTGTTCATCGTAATCCACATGGGCGATTTTTGGTTAACTTATAAATACAAGCATATTCTTGGCTTTAAACAGTATACCACCAACCAGGTAACCGGCGAAAGAAAAGTAGAAGCATTTACCCCGCCAAACCAGGAGTTCGAAAGATCATTCACTACCGATGGGGATGTGGAAATTATGCGGGTTAAAGACATCCACGCACGTGTGCAGGAGAGCTTTAGCAACCCTATCTACGTTGTATTTTACGTGATCGCGATGGGTGCTTTATCCTTCCACCTGCTGCATGGCTTCCAGAGTGCATTTCAAACAATGGGCTGGAGACACCGTAAGTACACACCGGTAGTACATTTCATCGGCACCTGGTTCTTTGGTGTAATTATACCGCTGGGCTTTGCCCTGATGCCGGTTGTATATTTTATACAGAGTTTATCAAAATAG
- a CDS encoding peptidase S9, whose product MKKRFAPILLFLFTGASAQKLETLTIEKIMRDPKWMGVSPSNVRWSDDSKKLYFDWNPKNTERDDRYFITPTNTKPREVAKDELRELVSENGSFNKKFTLKTFERNDDIFLEDLKTGAVRQLTSTTDQEANPVFTGDEKAIIFTKGSNLYQLSLAKGELVQLTNFVKTASAPKKNTDNQQEKFLKQQQLELFDIIKVNEKDRKLDSAESKLTQPDKLKELVFGDKRVTAVKASPDGRYITYRLVQPAEGDKRAIVPNYVTASGFTEDIPNRTKVGAAQSTSVSYVFDTLRDSVYVINTKDLPGIKDLPDYLKDYPKVLEARKKANADRLVDVGAPVWSEDGKYAVVVVESLDNKDRWIMKLNAAKGTLSLLDRQRDEAWIGGPGTGGFFSSGSLGFIDNTNFYYQSEASGYSHLYVVNVATGVKKQLTSGRWEVQTLHLSVNKKDFYFTANIDHPGITHFYRIPVTGGTPLKLTSMKGGNEISLSPDEKWIAIRYSYSNKPWELFIQPNRAGATAVQVTRSATAEFNSYPWKQPEVISFKNRYGSDIYARVYQPKTPDPGKPAVVFVHGAGYLQNAHYWWSSYFREYMFNNMLVDNGYTVMDIDYTASSGYGRDTRTGIYRHMGGKDLTDQSDGVKYLVEKYGVNPKHVGLYGGSYGGFITLMALFTQPDVFASGGAIRSVTDWAHYNHNYTSNILNQPFEDEIAYRQSSPIYFADGLKGKLLMLHGMVDQNVNYQDIIRLTQKLIELHKENWELASYPVEDHGFVQPSSWTDEYKRIYKLFEETLKGK is encoded by the coding sequence ATGAAAAAACGCTTCGCCCCCATCCTGCTGTTCCTGTTTACCGGCGCTTCGGCACAAAAACTGGAAACCTTAACCATCGAAAAAATCATGCGCGATCCGAAATGGATGGGCGTATCGCCGTCAAACGTTCGCTGGAGCGACGATAGCAAAAAGCTCTATTTCGATTGGAACCCCAAAAATACTGAGCGCGACGACCGCTATTTTATAACGCCCACCAACACCAAACCGCGCGAAGTTGCCAAAGATGAGCTGCGCGAACTGGTATCTGAAAACGGCAGTTTCAACAAGAAATTTACCCTTAAAACGTTTGAGCGTAACGATGACATTTTTCTGGAGGACCTCAAAACCGGCGCGGTAAGGCAACTTACCAGCACAACCGACCAGGAAGCAAACCCGGTTTTTACCGGAGACGAAAAAGCTATTATATTCACAAAGGGTAGTAACCTCTACCAGCTTAGCCTTGCTAAGGGTGAGTTGGTGCAGTTGACCAACTTCGTAAAAACGGCTTCTGCTCCCAAAAAAAATACTGATAACCAACAGGAGAAATTCCTGAAACAACAGCAGCTGGAACTTTTTGATATCATCAAAGTGAACGAAAAGGACCGCAAGCTGGATAGCGCTGAGAGTAAACTTACGCAGCCCGATAAGCTGAAGGAGCTGGTATTTGGCGATAAACGGGTTACGGCCGTAAAGGCAAGTCCGGATGGGCGATACATCACCTATCGTTTGGTGCAGCCTGCTGAAGGTGACAAAAGAGCAATTGTGCCCAACTATGTAACCGCATCGGGCTTTACGGAAGACATCCCCAACCGGACGAAGGTTGGCGCAGCGCAATCTACATCGGTTAGCTACGTTTTCGATACGCTGCGCGATAGCGTTTATGTCATCAATACGAAAGATCTGCCGGGGATTAAAGACCTGCCCGACTACCTGAAAGATTATCCAAAAGTGCTGGAAGCGCGCAAAAAAGCCAATGCGGACCGGCTGGTAGACGTAGGCGCCCCGGTTTGGAGCGAAGACGGCAAATATGCTGTGGTAGTGGTAGAATCACTGGATAATAAAGACCGCTGGATCATGAAGCTGAATGCAGCAAAAGGTACCCTAAGCCTTTTAGACCGCCAGCGCGACGAAGCCTGGATTGGCGGACCCGGTACCGGCGGCTTTTTTAGCAGCGGCAGCCTGGGTTTTATCGATAATACAAACTTTTACTATCAGAGCGAGGCAAGTGGCTATTCGCATTTATACGTGGTAAATGTGGCAACCGGCGTAAAGAAGCAGCTAACCTCCGGCCGATGGGAGGTGCAAACGCTGCACCTTTCTGTCAATAAAAAGGATTTTTATTTTACCGCCAATATCGATCACCCGGGCATCACTCATTTTTATCGTATCCCGGTAACTGGCGGTACACCGTTGAAACTCACTTCGATGAAAGGCGGTAATGAGATCTCTCTTTCGCCCGATGAAAAGTGGATCGCTATCCGTTACTCCTACTCCAACAAACCATGGGAACTTTTTATCCAGCCTAACCGGGCCGGCGCAACAGCTGTACAGGTAACCCGGTCCGCCACGGCTGAATTTAATTCGTACCCATGGAAGCAACCGGAGGTGATCAGCTTTAAGAACCGTTATGGCAGCGATATTTACGCGCGGGTTTACCAGCCTAAAACCCCTGATCCAGGTAAACCGGCCGTAGTATTTGTGCATGGCGCCGGTTACCTGCAAAACGCACACTACTGGTGGAGCAGCTACTTCCGCGAGTACATGTTTAACAATATGCTCGTAGATAATGGGTATACCGTTATGGATATCGATTATACCGCCAGCTCGGGTTATGGGCGGGACACGCGTACCGGGATTTACCGGCATATGGGTGGCAAGGATCTAACCGATCAGTCCGACGGTGTGAAATACCTGGTAGAGAAATACGGCGTTAACCCAAAGCATGTTGGTTTGTATGGCGGCTCCTACGGCGGCTTTATTACCCTGATGGCCCTGTTTACCCAGCCTGACGTTTTCGCCTCGGGCGGTGCCATCCGTTCGGTTACCGACTGGGCGCATTATAACCACAATTACACCTCCAATATCCTGAACCAGCCTTTTGAAGATGAGATAGCCTACCGCCAAAGTTCGCCCATTTACTTTGCAGACGGTTTAAAAGGTAAGTTGTTGATGCTGCATGGCATGGTAGACCAGAATGTAAACTACCAGGATATCATCCGCCTTACGCAAAAACTGATAGAGCTGCATAAAGAAAACTGGGAACTGGCTTCCTACCCAGTAGAAGACCATGGCTTTGTGCAACCCAGCAGCTGGACAGACGAGTACAAACGGATCTATAAACTGTTTGAAGAAACACTGAAGGGGAAATAA